From Acidovorax sp. FHTAMBA, one genomic window encodes:
- a CDS encoding glycerol-3-phosphate dehydrogenase/oxidase, which translates to MTTPSAPLPTRRADLLARLAQPHQYDLAVIGGGATGLGVALDAAARGFSVVLVDSHDFAKGTSSRATKLVHGGVRYLAQGNIALVREALHERTTLLNNAPHLAQPLPFVMPSYHFWETPFYGIGLKMYDALAGKAGLGATEFLGRARTLECLPTARAEGLKGGVKYWDGQFDDARLALALARTAASLGALVVNYCAATALVHEGGKVAGFVCEDTDSGQQFTVRARTVVNATGVWVDTLRQMDGEAIGRPVKPIVAPSQGVHIVVDREFLPSDHALMVPKTADGRVLFAVPWLGKLILGTTDSPRQDIVREPQPFNEEVKFILEESARYLTRAPRVEDIRSIWVGLRPLVKPQDDDGDNTKSLSREHTVLASRSGLVTVTGGKWTTYRAMAEDVLQKCFSTGLLPEKPAGVTNHLPLIGTPKEPVKHRISDAQGLHSYGSEAAAVLGIPGAQTDLGGGLTVAMVRFAARYEYACTVEDVLARRSRMLFLDARKAIALAPAVADVLREELGADPRLDAFLTLAQQYLHVPA; encoded by the coding sequence ATGACCACTCCTTCTGCTCCCCTGCCCACCCGGCGCGCCGACCTTCTCGCACGGCTTGCCCAGCCCCACCAATATGACCTGGCAGTGATCGGCGGAGGGGCGACCGGTCTGGGGGTGGCGCTGGACGCGGCTGCGCGGGGATTCAGTGTGGTTCTGGTGGATTCGCACGACTTTGCCAAGGGCACCTCGTCCCGCGCGACCAAGCTGGTGCACGGTGGTGTTCGCTACCTCGCCCAGGGCAACATCGCGCTGGTGCGCGAAGCGTTGCACGAGCGCACCACGCTGCTGAACAACGCGCCCCACCTGGCCCAGCCCCTGCCGTTTGTGATGCCGTCGTACCACTTCTGGGAGACGCCGTTTTACGGTATCGGGCTCAAGATGTACGACGCGCTGGCGGGCAAGGCCGGGCTGGGTGCTACGGAGTTCCTGGGGCGCGCGCGCACGCTGGAGTGCCTGCCAACGGCACGTGCTGAAGGCCTCAAGGGGGGCGTCAAATACTGGGACGGGCAGTTTGACGATGCCCGCCTGGCGCTGGCCCTGGCACGCACGGCCGCCAGCCTGGGGGCCCTGGTCGTCAATTACTGCGCCGCCACGGCGCTGGTGCATGAGGGCGGGAAAGTCGCCGGTTTTGTGTGTGAGGACACCGACAGCGGCCAGCAATTCACCGTGCGCGCCCGCACAGTGGTCAATGCCACAGGCGTTTGGGTAGACACCCTGCGCCAGATGGACGGCGAGGCCATCGGCCGGCCCGTCAAGCCCATCGTGGCGCCGAGTCAGGGTGTTCATATCGTGGTGGACCGCGAATTTCTGCCGTCTGACCACGCTTTGATGGTGCCCAAAACGGCGGACGGGCGCGTTCTGTTTGCCGTCCCTTGGTTGGGCAAGCTCATTCTGGGCACCACGGACAGCCCCCGCCAGGACATTGTGAGGGAGCCTCAGCCCTTCAACGAGGAAGTCAAATTCATTCTGGAAGAATCGGCGCGCTACCTCACACGGGCCCCCAGGGTTGAAGACATCCGAAGCATCTGGGTGGGCCTGCGTCCTCTGGTGAAGCCCCAGGACGACGACGGTGACAACACCAAGAGCCTCAGCCGCGAGCACACCGTGCTGGCCAGCCGCAGTGGCCTGGTCACGGTGACCGGTGGCAAATGGACCACGTACCGCGCGATGGCCGAGGATGTGTTGCAAAAATGCTTCAGCACCGGGCTTCTTCCTGAGAAACCGGCCGGTGTGACCAACCATCTGCCCTTGATAGGCACCCCGAAAGAGCCGGTAAAGCACCGCATCAGCGACGCGCAGGGTCTGCATTCTTACGGAAGCGAAGCCGCCGCCGTGTTGGGCATTCCCGGGGCGCAGACCGATCTGGGCGGGGGGCTGACGGTTGCCATGGTGCGGTTTGCAGCCCGCTACGAGTACGCCTGCACGGTGGAGGACGTCCTGGCGCGCCGTTCGCGTATGTTGTTCCTGGATGCCCGCAAGGCCATCGCCTTGGCGCCCGCCGTGGCGGATGTTCTGCGGGAAGAACTGGGCGCCGATCCCCGCCTCGATGCGTTTTTGACGTTGGCACAACAGTATTTGCACGTGCCTGCGTGA
- a CDS encoding ABC transporter substrate-binding protein: MKMQFTAIAFAAATLALGQAAWAGEAEAKKWIDSEFQPSTLSKDQQMAEMKWFIDAAKKLQAKGVKEISVVSETITTHEYESKTLAKAFEEITGIKVKHDLIQEGDVVEKLQTSMQSGKSIYDGWISDSDLIGTHYRYGKMMNLTDYMAGDGKEWTNPGLDIKDFIGTKFTTGPDGKLYQLPDQQFANLYWFRADLFDRKDLKDKFKAKYGYDLGVPLNWSAYEDIAEFFTNDVKQIDGKPIYGHMDYGKKDPSLGWRFTDAWLSMAGTADIGAPNGLPIDEWGIRVADDKCTPVGASVARGGATNSPAAVYALTKYVDWMKKYAPKEATGMTFGEAGPVPAQGQIAQQIFWYTAFTADMVKPGLPVVNADGTPKWRMAPGPNGPYWKQGMQNGYQDVGSWSFFKGHDANKTAAAWLYAQFVTAKTTSLKKTLVGLTPIRESDIQSKAMTDAAPKLGGLVEFYRSPARVAWSPTGTNVPDYPKLAQLWWKNVAQAVTGEKTPQGAMDTLADEMDQVMARLERAGMSHCAPKLNKKEDPKKWLSDKQAPWAKLANEKPKGETIAYDKLLQAWKDGKAR, from the coding sequence ATGAAGATGCAGTTCACGGCGATCGCTTTCGCCGCCGCAACCCTGGCTTTGGGCCAGGCTGCCTGGGCCGGCGAGGCCGAGGCCAAGAAGTGGATCGATAGCGAGTTCCAGCCCTCCACGCTGAGCAAAGACCAGCAAATGGCCGAGATGAAGTGGTTCATCGACGCGGCGAAAAAGCTGCAGGCCAAGGGTGTGAAGGAAATCTCGGTGGTGTCGGAGACCATCACCACCCACGAATACGAATCCAAGACGCTGGCCAAGGCGTTCGAGGAAATCACCGGCATCAAGGTCAAGCACGACCTGATCCAGGAAGGCGACGTCGTCGAGAAGCTGCAGACGTCCATGCAATCGGGCAAGTCGATCTATGACGGCTGGATCTCGGACTCGGACCTGATCGGCACGCATTACCGCTACGGCAAGATGATGAACCTGACCGACTACATGGCAGGCGACGGCAAGGAGTGGACCAATCCCGGCCTGGACATCAAGGATTTCATCGGTACCAAGTTCACCACCGGGCCGGACGGCAAGCTCTACCAGTTGCCCGACCAGCAGTTCGCCAACCTGTACTGGTTCCGCGCCGACCTGTTTGACCGCAAGGACCTCAAGGACAAGTTCAAGGCCAAATACGGCTACGACCTGGGTGTGCCGCTCAACTGGAGCGCGTATGAAGACATCGCCGAGTTCTTCACCAACGATGTCAAGCAGATCGACGGCAAGCCCATCTATGGCCACATGGACTACGGCAAGAAGGATCCGTCGCTGGGCTGGCGCTTCACCGATGCCTGGCTGTCTATGGCCGGCACGGCCGACATCGGCGCGCCCAATGGGCTGCCGATCGATGAATGGGGCATCCGCGTGGCGGACGACAAATGCACCCCCGTGGGCGCGTCGGTGGCCCGCGGTGGCGCCACCAATTCCCCGGCTGCCGTCTATGCACTGACCAAGTACGTGGACTGGATGAAGAAATACGCGCCCAAGGAAGCCACGGGCATGACCTTCGGCGAAGCCGGCCCCGTGCCTGCCCAGGGCCAGATCGCGCAGCAGATCTTCTGGTACACGGCCTTCACCGCCGACATGGTCAAGCCCGGCCTGCCCGTGGTGAATGCTGACGGCACGCCCAAGTGGCGCATGGCGCCTGGCCCGAACGGCCCCTACTGGAAGCAGGGCATGCAAAACGGCTACCAGGACGTGGGTTCGTGGTCGTTCTTCAAGGGCCATGACGCCAACAAGACGGCTGCCGCCTGGCTGTATGCGCAGTTCGTGACGGCCAAGACCACGTCGCTCAAGAAGACGCTGGTGGGCCTGACCCCCATCCGCGAGAGCGATATCCAGTCCAAGGCCATGACCGATGCCGCACCCAAGCTGGGCGGTCTGGTCGAGTTCTACCGCAGCCCCGCCCGCGTGGCATGGTCGCCCACGGGCACCAACGTGCCCGACTACCCCAAGCTGGCCCAGCTGTGGTGGAAGAACGTGGCCCAGGCTGTGACGGGCGAAAAGACCCCGCAAGGTGCCATGGACACGCTGGCCGACGAGATGGACCAGGTGATGGCCCGCCTGGAACGCGCTGGCATGAGCCACTGCGCGCCCAAGCTCAACAAGAAGGAAGATCCCAAGAAGTGGCTGTCGGACAAACAGGCCCCCTGGGCCAAGCTGGCCAACGAAAAGCCCAAGGGCGAAACCATTGCCTACGACAAGCTGCTGCAGGCATGGAAGGACGGCAAGGCCCGCTGA
- a CDS encoding DUF2160 domain-containing protein, which produces MFDWMAWTLPVAVFFICIVLMLIGMTVWEIKSPTVMRKGFLPLATTRGDRLFIGLLSAAYVNLIFVGISGKLAQWLSLENDPSIWISFVLSMALLAFILRKG; this is translated from the coding sequence ATGTTTGACTGGATGGCCTGGACGTTGCCCGTAGCGGTCTTTTTCATCTGCATCGTGCTGATGCTGATCGGCATGACCGTGTGGGAAATCAAGTCACCCACGGTGATGCGCAAGGGCTTCCTGCCGCTGGCGACGACCCGCGGTGACCGCCTGTTCATCGGCCTGCTGTCGGCGGCCTATGTGAACCTGATTTTTGTGGGCATCAGCGGCAAGCTGGCCCAGTGGCTGAGCCTGGAAAACGATCCGTCAATCTGGATCAGTTTTGTGCTGTCGATGGCGCTGCTGGCGTTCATCCTGCGCAAGGGTTGA
- a CDS encoding carbohydrate ABC transporter permease, translating into MNEKRFHKRSIFLVAYLIFAVLPIYWMVNMSFKTNEEILSTFTFFPQHFTWDNYKTIFTDESWYSGYINSLIYVAINTVISLTVALPAAYAFSRYQFLGDKHVFFWLLTNRMTPPAVFLLPFFQLYTTVGLMDTHIAVALAHLLFNVPLAVWILEGFMSGIPREIDETAYIDGYSFPRFFIKIFLPLIKAGVGVAAFFCFMFSWVELLLARTLTSVNAKPIVATMTRTVSASGMDWATLAAAGVLTIVPGAIVIWFVRHYIAKGFAMGRV; encoded by the coding sequence ATGAATGAAAAACGCTTCCACAAGCGGTCGATCTTCCTCGTCGCCTATCTGATCTTTGCCGTGTTGCCCATCTACTGGATGGTCAACATGAGCTTCAAGACCAACGAAGAAATCCTCTCGACCTTCACGTTCTTCCCCCAGCACTTCACGTGGGACAACTACAAGACCATCTTTACCGATGAGTCCTGGTATTCGGGGTACATCAACAGCCTGATCTATGTGGCCATCAACACGGTGATTTCGCTCACCGTGGCGCTGCCCGCGGCCTATGCATTCAGCCGCTACCAGTTCCTCGGCGACAAGCATGTGTTCTTCTGGCTGCTGACCAACCGCATGACGCCGCCGGCCGTGTTCCTGCTGCCGTTCTTCCAGCTTTACACCACGGTGGGGCTGATGGATACGCACATTGCCGTGGCACTGGCGCACCTCTTGTTCAACGTGCCGCTGGCGGTGTGGATTCTGGAAGGTTTCATGAGCGGCATTCCGCGCGAGATCGACGAGACCGCCTACATCGATGGCTACAGCTTTCCGCGATTCTTCATCAAGATTTTTCTGCCCCTCATCAAGGCGGGCGTTGGTGTGGCGGCGTTCTTTTGCTTCATGTTCAGCTGGGTCGAATTGCTGCTGGCGCGCACCCTGACGAGCGTGAACGCCAAGCCCATCGTCGCGACGATGACGCGCACCGTCAGCGCATCCGGCATGGACTGGGCGACCCTGGCTGCAGCTGGGGTGCTGACCATCGTGCCGGGCGCCATCGTGATCTGGTTTGTTCGCCACTACATCGCAAAAGGCTTTGCGATGGGGCGGGTTTGA